One Dietzia sp. JS16-p6b genomic window carries:
- the aroD gene encoding type I 3-dehydroquinate dehydratase produces MPRHRLHLDSRSPSIIVPLTGRDLAELEAQVDALVAADDGYRSAAEAGTPRNGASTDTDSDTDSWAGRSPGRLVDVVEWRVDLFEPFTAGAGGDPAPAVEALERLSTLLPGVPILATFRTRGEGGGAEISPTTYVAMVEALSSTGAAAAVDVEYLHPLAADSIAAAHHHRVAVVASTHDFAATPPAEEIVSRLAAMEDAGADVAKIAVTPRSAADVVALLSATEERHRAARIPLITMSMGGLGAVTRLGGGPFGSSATFATVGAASAPGQLPAVGVRRVLELLSGGSAPRE; encoded by the coding sequence ATGCCCCGCCATCGGCTCCACCTGGACTCACGTTCGCCGTCGATCATCGTTCCGCTCACCGGACGGGATCTCGCGGAGCTCGAGGCGCAGGTCGATGCGCTGGTCGCCGCCGACGACGGGTACCGGAGCGCGGCCGAGGCGGGGACACCCCGGAACGGAGCCTCGACGGACACGGACTCGGACACGGACTCGTGGGCGGGCCGGTCACCAGGTCGGTTGGTGGATGTCGTCGAGTGGCGGGTCGACCTCTTCGAGCCCTTCACCGCCGGGGCCGGAGGTGACCCGGCCCCGGCGGTGGAGGCCCTCGAGCGACTCTCGACGCTGCTGCCGGGGGTGCCGATCCTGGCCACATTCCGCACCCGTGGCGAGGGCGGGGGCGCGGAGATCTCCCCGACGACCTACGTCGCGATGGTCGAGGCACTGTCCTCCACCGGTGCCGCGGCCGCCGTGGACGTGGAGTACCTGCACCCGCTCGCGGCGGACTCCATCGCCGCGGCCCACCACCACCGGGTCGCGGTGGTCGCGTCCACCCACGACTTCGCGGCGACCCCGCCGGCCGAGGAGATCGTGTCGCGGCTCGCCGCCATGGAGGACGCGGGGGCGGACGTGGCCAAGATCGCCGTGACGCCACGGTCCGCCGCCGACGTCGTGGCGCTGCTGTCCGCGACCGAGGAACGCCACCGTGCCGCCCGCATCCCGCTGATCACCATGTCGATGGGTGGCCTCGGGGCGGTCACCCGACTCGGTGGCGGACCGTTCGGCTCGTCGGCCACCTTCGCCACGGTGGGCGCGGCCTCCGCACCCGGACAACTCCCCGCCGTGGGGGTCCGCCGCGTTCTGGAGCTGCTCAGCGGCGGGTCCGCACCTCGGGAGTGA
- a CDS encoding DUF4262 domain-containing protein — MSHTVIPFRPVASIDPDMAVVAANIDRYGIHVVHVGQGCTCVDCHSAPLPPDQRFGYTVGLTGRGHPELLVRGLGARETAALLTRWGGSVLDGGVLDAGHLLCEGPDGPTWELTPVRRPSRTLRWAGRYYRTAGSGGLSALELVPARRRCPCEGCC; from the coding sequence GTGTCCCACACCGTCATCCCGTTCCGCCCCGTGGCCTCCATCGACCCCGACATGGCCGTCGTCGCCGCCAACATCGACCGGTACGGCATCCACGTGGTCCACGTGGGCCAGGGCTGCACCTGCGTGGACTGTCACTCCGCACCCCTCCCACCGGACCAGCGATTCGGATACACGGTCGGGCTCACCGGTCGCGGACACCCCGAGCTCCTTGTCCGCGGCCTGGGCGCCCGTGAGACGGCCGCGCTGCTCACCCGGTGGGGCGGGTCCGTCCTGGACGGCGGGGTCCTCGACGCCGGCCACCTCCTGTGTGAGGGCCCCGACGGGCCGACGTGGGAACTCACGCCGGTTCGGCGCCCCTCTAGGACGCTGCGGTGGGCGGGCCGCTACTACCGCACCGCCGGCTCCGGCGGCCTCAGCGCCCTGGAACTTGTACCCGCCCGTCGGCGCTGCCCGTGCGAGGGGTGCTGCTGA
- a CDS encoding YeiH family protein: MDTPLATRPRRHTPPAGSSAETAPPRSARAAVPGTARAAVPGTALTLSGTAVALAVSHLLPTLNPMLVAIVLGAALGNIVRVPTRAAAGLAFSSRTLLRIGIALLGLHLVLGDITALGWQVIVLVVVIVVLGIVGTLALGGALGLGWTQRLLIACGFSICGAAAVAAVDSVSDADEEEVLTAVTLVVVFGTLMIVAVPVLSTGLGLSDTAAGMWAGGSIHEVAQVIAAGGAIGGSALAVATVVKLARVLLLAPVVTIISLHRRRTTGADGRGTRPPLVPGFIVAFVILVCLRSSGLVPTTALDVASAAQTVLLTCAMFALGTGVRLAAMRRVGARPVILAAASTTWVAGLALAGVLLISPTV; the protein is encoded by the coding sequence ATGGACACCCCCCTGGCCACCCGGCCGCGCCGCCACACACCCCCGGCGGGGTCGTCTGCGGAGACGGCGCCGCCCCGCTCGGCGCGTGCGGCGGTGCCGGGTACGGCGCGTGCGGCGGTGCCGGGTACGGCGCTGACGCTCTCGGGCACGGCCGTGGCACTGGCGGTCAGCCACCTGCTCCCCACCCTCAACCCGATGCTCGTGGCGATCGTGCTGGGCGCTGCACTCGGCAACATCGTGCGGGTTCCGACCCGTGCCGCGGCGGGCCTGGCCTTCTCGTCCCGGACACTGTTGCGGATCGGGATCGCCCTGCTCGGCCTCCACCTCGTGCTGGGCGACATCACCGCCCTGGGGTGGCAGGTCATCGTGCTCGTCGTCGTCATCGTGGTCCTCGGAATCGTCGGCACCCTGGCGCTGGGCGGCGCGCTCGGCCTCGGCTGGACCCAGCGCCTGCTCATCGCCTGCGGATTCTCGATCTGCGGCGCGGCCGCGGTGGCCGCCGTGGACAGCGTCTCCGACGCCGACGAGGAGGAGGTCCTCACGGCCGTCACCCTCGTCGTCGTCTTCGGCACCCTGATGATCGTCGCGGTCCCGGTCCTGTCGACGGGGCTGGGATTGTCGGACACCGCAGCGGGCATGTGGGCCGGTGGATCGATCCACGAGGTCGCCCAGGTGATCGCGGCCGGCGGCGCGATCGGCGGCTCCGCTCTGGCGGTGGCCACCGTCGTGAAGCTCGCCCGCGTCCTTCTGCTGGCCCCCGTCGTCACCATCATCAGCCTCCACCGGCGTCGGACGACCGGCGCCGACGGCAGGGGCACGCGGCCTCCGCTGGTCCCCGGGTTCATCGTCGCGTTCGTGATCCTGGTCTGCCTGCGCTCGTCCGGGCTGGTCCCTACCACGGCCCTCGACGTCGCCTCCGCGGCGCAGACCGTACTGCTCACGTGCGCCATGTTCGCGCTCGGGACCGGGGTGCGGCTCGCCGCGATGCGCAGGGTCGGCGCGCGGCCGGTCATCCTGGCCGCCGCCTCGACGACGTGGGTCGCGGGACTCGCGCTGGCCGGCGTCCTGCTCATCTCCCCGACGGTCTGA
- a CDS encoding patatin-like phospholipase family protein yields the protein MRVALALGSGGARGYAHIGAIRELQSRGHEVVGVSGASMGAVVGSLLAAGELDRFEEWVRGLAQRDVLRLLDVSFAGGGAIRANKIMGVIGEMLDDVRIEDLAIPYTAVATDLRARREVWFTRGPVDIAVRASFAIPSIVTPAIVGGRLMIDGGVTNPVPLEPLASVDSDLVLAVSLTGRREGIRGSTFQESSDPEEPSAVADPKISKKGGTVTATTARLSGRIRTAAADVRDADLVRLVAARFGQDSTGQDPTGQDPIGEEATGMDSTGPGAEPRPRASERSTPGASATPSPEVEEAVEEGEREVRAEAQSDERGLESLPGTLRIFDVVSQSIEAMQSILTGYRMAGNRPDVLVEVPSDACSAFDFHRAEEMIELGRRLTAEALDREGV from the coding sequence ATGAGGGTCGCGTTGGCACTGGGTTCCGGCGGGGCGCGCGGATATGCGCACATCGGGGCCATCCGCGAGCTCCAGTCGCGCGGACACGAGGTGGTCGGAGTGTCCGGGGCCTCGATGGGCGCGGTGGTGGGGTCGTTGCTCGCGGCCGGCGAGCTGGACCGTTTCGAGGAATGGGTGAGAGGTCTGGCACAGCGGGACGTCCTGCGGCTGCTGGATGTGTCCTTCGCCGGCGGGGGGGCGATCCGCGCCAACAAGATCATGGGCGTGATCGGCGAGATGCTCGACGACGTGCGGATCGAGGATCTCGCGATCCCCTACACCGCCGTGGCCACCGACCTGCGGGCGAGGCGGGAGGTCTGGTTCACCCGGGGCCCGGTGGACATCGCCGTGCGTGCGTCGTTCGCCATCCCGAGCATCGTCACGCCGGCGATCGTGGGCGGGCGACTGATGATCGACGGCGGCGTGACCAACCCGGTCCCGCTCGAGCCGCTCGCCTCGGTGGACAGCGATCTGGTTCTGGCGGTCTCACTGACCGGTCGCCGGGAGGGGATCCGTGGTTCCACCTTCCAAGAGAGCTCGGACCCCGAGGAACCGTCGGCCGTGGCGGATCCGAAGATCTCCAAGAAGGGGGGCACGGTGACGGCGACCACCGCCAGGCTCTCCGGTCGCATCCGGACGGCGGCGGCGGACGTGCGGGACGCCGACCTGGTCAGGCTGGTCGCGGCCCGCTTCGGTCAGGACTCGACAGGTCAGGACCCCACGGGCCAGGACCCGATCGGGGAGGAGGCGACCGGGATGGATTCGACGGGGCCGGGGGCCGAGCCCCGGCCACGTGCCTCCGAGAGGTCGACTCCTGGTGCGTCGGCGACACCGTCCCCCGAGGTCGAGGAGGCTGTGGAAGAGGGAGAACGCGAGGTCCGGGCCGAGGCCCAGAGCGACGAGCGCGGCCTGGAGTCCCTCCCGGGCACACTCCGGATCTTCGACGTGGTCTCCCAGTCGATCGAGGCCATGCAGAGCATTCTCACCGGCTACCGGATGGCGGGCAACCGTCCCGATGTCCTCGTGGAGGTGCCGTCCGACGCGTGCTCGGCGTTCGACTTCCACCGGGCGGAGGAGATGATCGAACTCGGCCGCCGGCTCACCGCGGAGGCGCTGGACCGGGAGGGGGTGTGA
- a CDS encoding LysR family transcriptional regulator → MTKRWPDLLVLELLVGVDEKGSLSAAARKVGMAQPNASRAVKELERQFGMPLLRRHPRGATLTPHGTVLAHWARRVLGETSRLLEVAQSLQSERSATLTVGASMTVAEHLMPRWLGALSGARPEVNIHLQVHNSVRVAELVLDGACDVGFIESPTVPPGLHSGTVARDRLVVVVPPSHPWARRRTPVTIAELAATRLVVREPGSGTRTTLDRALQEYERPAPLLELASAAAIRTSVLDGVGPAGMSTLAVADQVASGALKVIEIDGLDLHRELRAVWRPPRQLSGPAGDLVNLARRSHRGGGGITPEVRTRR, encoded by the coding sequence ATGACCAAAAGGTGGCCCGACCTGCTCGTGCTCGAGCTTCTGGTCGGCGTCGACGAGAAGGGCAGTCTGAGCGCGGCGGCCAGAAAGGTCGGGATGGCACAGCCCAACGCGAGCAGGGCGGTCAAGGAACTCGAGCGTCAGTTCGGGATGCCGTTGCTGCGGCGGCATCCGCGGGGTGCCACGCTGACCCCTCACGGGACGGTGCTGGCCCACTGGGCGCGACGGGTCCTCGGCGAGACGAGCAGGTTGCTGGAGGTGGCGCAGAGCCTGCAGTCCGAACGGTCCGCCACCCTGACCGTGGGCGCGAGCATGACCGTGGCAGAACACCTGATGCCCCGCTGGCTGGGGGCACTGAGCGGTGCGCGACCGGAGGTGAACATCCACCTGCAGGTCCACAACTCGGTGAGGGTCGCCGAGCTGGTGCTGGACGGCGCCTGTGATGTCGGGTTCATCGAATCCCCGACGGTGCCCCCCGGCCTGCACTCCGGCACCGTCGCCCGCGATCGGCTGGTCGTGGTGGTCCCGCCGTCACATCCGTGGGCACGGCGCCGGACCCCGGTGACCATCGCCGAGCTCGCGGCCACCCGGTTGGTGGTGCGGGAGCCGGGCTCCGGAACGCGGACGACCCTGGACCGGGCCCTGCAGGAGTACGAGCGCCCCGCGCCCCTACTCGAACTCGCCAGCGCCGCCGCCATTCGCACCAGCGTCCTGGACGGTGTCGGGCCGGCGGGGATGAGCACGCTCGCCGTGGCGGACCAGGTGGCCTCCGGCGCCCTGAAGGTCATCGAGATCGACGGCCTGGATCTGCATCGTGAGTTGCGTGCGGTGTGGCGGCCGCCGCGCCAGCTGTCCGGTCCGGCGGGTGACCTGGTGAACCTCGCGCGGCGCAGTCACCGGGGTGGGGGCGGGATCACTCCCGAGGTGCGGACCCGCCGCTGA